From Oceanococcus atlanticus, a single genomic window includes:
- a CDS encoding alpha/beta hydrolase, whose translation MSRTSLAVLSCVAMALAGCSVRSPAQLDYEVSRDQAYVDQAHERQHADIYVPSGGGPFPAVLLIHGGGWARGEPADMDKFAQRLVASGYVVMNLGYRLAPAFRYPAQSLDVAAAHRYLEAQAPRWKVDPTRVGVMGYSAGGHLALMLGLDEPSTRHRVRAVVSGAGPTDLTRYPESPYLHKLIGEYAGHEAEYRAASPLFLASSDDPPTLMYHGTWDLLVDIEQSRLLAAALKAQGAPYQLLEVSLSGHATTFLVDGWIWPQVLAFLDRHVKTTRP comes from the coding sequence ATGTCGCGAACATCCCTTGCTGTGCTGTCCTGTGTCGCCATGGCGCTGGCGGGCTGCAGCGTGCGCAGCCCGGCGCAGTTGGACTACGAGGTGTCGCGTGATCAGGCGTATGTCGATCAGGCGCATGAGCGTCAGCACGCCGACATCTATGTGCCGTCGGGGGGCGGGCCGTTTCCGGCGGTGCTGCTCATCCACGGTGGCGGTTGGGCGCGCGGTGAACCGGCAGACATGGACAAATTTGCCCAGCGTCTGGTCGCATCCGGCTACGTGGTGATGAATCTGGGCTACCGGCTGGCGCCGGCGTTTCGATACCCCGCGCAAAGCCTGGATGTGGCTGCGGCACACCGCTATCTGGAAGCGCAGGCGCCACGCTGGAAAGTGGACCCGACGCGGGTTGGGGTGATGGGTTATTCGGCGGGTGGTCACCTGGCCCTGATGCTGGGGCTGGATGAGCCGAGCACGCGCCATCGGGTCCGCGCGGTGGTGTCCGGCGCCGGGCCAACCGATCTGACGCGCTATCCCGAGAGTCCCTACCTGCACAAGCTGATCGGTGAATACGCCGGTCACGAAGCCGAGTACCGGGCCGCGTCACCGTTGTTCCTGGCTTCGTCCGATGATCCGCCAACCCTGATGTATCACGGCACCTGGGACCTGCTGGTGGATATCGAGCAATCGCGTCTGCTTGCCGCTGCGCTCAAGGCCCAGGGGGCGCCCTATCAGTTGCTTGAGGTGTCGCTGTCGGGGCATGCCACCACCTTTTTGGTCGATGGCTGGATCTGGCCTCAGGTGCTCGCGTTTCTGGATCGCCACGTCAAAACCACCAGGCCCTGA
- a CDS encoding spinster family MFS transporter, producing MPTANPSPYGHMNNPSGWYRSYCLSLIFVVLVIAYIDRGIFGVILEPVKQEFGLSDLQLGVLTGPAFALFYALMGIPLARWADVGNRRTVVALCLAVWSGMTALGGMAQNFLTLFLTRIGVGVGEAGAVPPTHSLASNYYPPTQHGKVASILSFAALIGSFVGVILGGEVLKASTWRITLMVVGIPGLLLAVVVFASLREPRQITRVPRPGEIFDASSRAVMRKLLATKTYFQLLLTFATVSFFTLGMPAFAIPFFQRSFELEVNIATRSYGSAALVSTLIGTILAGIIVDRLARRDVAWKLRLPGLACLIAAPIMAAALLAPDYRLCLALYVVANTLVFMALPALYSAVYGVAHDSERSMAIALLGLVTNLIGLGVGPVLIGAASDWLQPQFGSDSLRYALAGSVLFLAWASLHMLKGVRTYRQDYVAGDAASD from the coding sequence GTGCCCACTGCCAACCCTTCGCCCTACGGGCACATGAACAACCCGAGCGGCTGGTACCGCAGTTACTGCCTCAGCCTGATTTTTGTGGTGCTGGTGATCGCCTATATCGATCGCGGCATTTTCGGCGTCATTCTGGAGCCGGTAAAACAGGAGTTCGGCCTCAGCGACCTGCAACTGGGTGTACTCACCGGACCGGCCTTTGCCTTGTTCTATGCCTTGATGGGCATACCGCTGGCGCGCTGGGCCGATGTCGGCAACCGGCGCACTGTGGTGGCCCTGTGCCTGGCCGTCTGGAGCGGCATGACCGCACTGGGCGGCATGGCGCAGAATTTTCTCACCCTGTTTCTGACCCGCATCGGAGTCGGCGTGGGTGAAGCCGGGGCGGTCCCGCCAACCCATTCATTGGCCTCCAACTACTACCCGCCAACCCAGCACGGCAAGGTGGCGAGCATCTTGTCGTTTGCCGCGTTGATCGGCAGCTTCGTCGGGGTGATTCTGGGCGGCGAAGTGCTCAAGGCCAGCACCTGGCGGATCACACTCATGGTGGTCGGCATTCCGGGCCTGCTGCTGGCCGTGGTGGTATTCGCCAGCTTGCGCGAGCCCCGTCAGATCACTCGGGTGCCACGTCCGGGCGAGATTTTCGATGCCTCCTCGCGCGCGGTCATGCGCAAACTGCTGGCCACAAAAACCTATTTCCAGCTGCTGCTGACTTTTGCCACGGTGTCGTTCTTTACCCTCGGCATGCCGGCCTTCGCCATTCCGTTCTTTCAGCGCAGTTTTGAGCTTGAGGTGAATATCGCCACGCGCAGCTACGGCAGCGCGGCCCTGGTCTCCACGCTGATCGGAACAATCCTGGCCGGCATCATCGTCGACCGGCTGGCCCGCCGCGATGTGGCCTGGAAGCTGCGCCTGCCGGGTCTGGCTTGCCTGATCGCGGCCCCGATCATGGCGGCGGCCTTGCTCGCACCCGATTACCGCTTGTGCCTGGCTTTGTATGTCGTCGCCAATACGCTGGTGTTCATGGCTCTGCCGGCACTGTATTCCGCGGTTTATGGCGTGGCCCACGACAGCGAGCGTTCGATGGCCATTGCGCTGTTGGGTCTGGTCACCAATCTGATCGGCCTGGGTGTCGGCCCGGTACTGATTGGCGCAGCCAGCGACTGGCTGCAACCACAGTTCGGCAGCGATTCGCTGCGCTATGCGCTGGCCGGTTCCGTGCTGTTTCTGGCCTGGGCCTCGCTGCACATGCTCAAGGGTGTGCGCACCTATCGCCAGGATTACGTTGCCGGCGACGCCGCCTCAGACTAG
- a CDS encoding thymidylate synthase → MRQYLDLMQTIVDTGADKSDRTGTGTRSIFGAQMRFDLGQGFPLLTTKKLHLRSIIHELLWFLSGDTNIAYLKDNGVTIWDEWADEHGNLGPVYGHQWRSWPTPDGGHIDQISQVLDSLRNNPDSRRHIVCAWNVADVPNMALPPCHLLFQFYVANGRLSCQLYQRSCDFFLGVPFNIASYALLTHMFAQQCGYEPGDFVWTGGDVHLYSNHLEQAAEQLSRTPRGLPRLRLNKAPSLFDYSFEDIEIVDYDPLPHIKAPVAV, encoded by the coding sequence ATGCGCCAGTATCTGGACCTGATGCAGACCATCGTCGACACCGGCGCGGACAAGAGTGATCGCACCGGCACCGGCACCCGTTCGATCTTCGGCGCGCAGATGCGTTTCGATCTGGGTCAGGGCTTTCCGCTGCTGACCACCAAAAAGCTGCATCTGCGCTCGATCATTCACGAGTTGCTGTGGTTTCTCAGTGGCGACACCAATATTGCCTATCTCAAGGACAACGGCGTCACCATCTGGGACGAATGGGCCGACGAGCATGGCAACCTGGGGCCGGTGTATGGGCATCAATGGCGCAGCTGGCCAACCCCCGATGGCGGGCATATCGATCAGATCAGCCAGGTGCTGGATTCACTGCGCAACAACCCTGATTCGCGGCGTCATATTGTGTGTGCGTGGAACGTGGCCGATGTGCCGAACATGGCGTTGCCGCCCTGTCATCTGCTGTTTCAGTTCTACGTCGCCAATGGGCGCCTGAGCTGCCAGTTGTATCAACGCTCCTGCGATTTCTTCCTCGGCGTACCGTTCAACATTGCCAGCTACGCCTTGCTGACCCACATGTTCGCCCAGCAATGCGGCTACGAACCGGGCGATTTCGTGTGGACCGGTGGCGATGTGCACCTCTACTCCAATCATCTGGAGCAGGCAGCCGAGCAGCTGTCACGCACACCGCGAGGTTTGCCGCGGCTGCGCCTGAACAAGGCACCCAGCCTGTTCGATTACAGCTTCGAAGACATCGAAATCGTCGATTACGACCCGCTGCCGCACATCAAGGCGCCGGTTGCGGTCTAG
- the lgt gene encoding prolipoprotein diacylglyceryl transferase, protein MLTHPNFDPVAIAIGPLQIHWYGLSYLAGFALFWLIQVQRLKLPHVAAARWTRDEISDVLFTGILGVILGGRVGYVLFYDFSAFLADPMYLLRIWEGGMSFHGGLIGVLLAEFWHAHKYRRRWWEVMDFIAVAVPVGLLTGRIGNFINGELWGRVTEVPWGMVFPHAGAGPLPRHPSQLYEAGLEGLALLLILLWFARKPRPVMAASGLFLIGYGVARTFVEFFRTPDAHIGFLYGGWLTMGMILSAPMWLSGMAIMIWAYRRNGER, encoded by the coding sequence ATGCTGACTCATCCGAATTTCGACCCCGTTGCGATTGCCATCGGGCCGTTGCAGATTCACTGGTACGGCTTGTCGTATCTGGCCGGTTTCGCGCTGTTCTGGCTGATTCAGGTGCAGCGCCTGAAGCTGCCACATGTGGCAGCCGCGCGCTGGACCCGGGATGAAATCAGCGACGTGCTGTTCACCGGCATCCTCGGCGTAATTCTGGGCGGCCGCGTGGGTTATGTGCTGTTCTACGATTTTTCCGCCTTTCTCGCCGACCCCATGTATCTGCTGCGTATCTGGGAAGGTGGCATGTCGTTTCATGGCGGCCTGATCGGGGTGCTGCTGGCCGAGTTCTGGCATGCCCACAAATACCGCCGGCGCTGGTGGGAAGTGATGGATTTCATCGCGGTGGCGGTGCCGGTGGGGCTGCTGACCGGGCGTATCGGCAACTTCATCAATGGCGAGCTGTGGGGGCGGGTGACCGAAGTGCCCTGGGGCATGGTGTTTCCGCATGCTGGCGCCGGCCCGCTGCCGCGCCACCCGTCGCAGCTGTACGAAGCCGGCCTGGAAGGACTGGCCCTGTTGCTTATCCTGCTGTGGTTTGCGCGCAAGCCGCGCCCGGTCATGGCGGCCTCCGGCCTGTTCCTGATCGGCTATGGCGTGGCCCGCACATTCGTGGAATTCTTCCGCACACCCGACGCCCATATCGGCTTCCTCTACGGTGGCTGGCTGACCATGGGTATGATCCTGTCAGCGCCCATGTGGTTGTCGGGCATGGCGATCATGATCTGGGCTTATCGTCGTAACGGAGAGCGCTGA
- a CDS encoding GAF domain-containing protein: MNHALFLKQADALISAEPDALANAANLSALLYQQWSDINWAGFYLRRGEELVLGPFQGLPACTRIAWGQGVCGTAAAQQRTLRVADVHAFDGHIACDPTSASELVVPLVQQGRVIGVLDIDSPLKARFDAQDQACAEALVDLYIAALIRYPAQPPAW; the protein is encoded by the coding sequence ATGAACCACGCGTTGTTTCTAAAGCAGGCGGACGCGCTGATCAGCGCTGAGCCCGACGCCCTGGCCAACGCCGCCAATCTTTCGGCCCTGCTGTACCAGCAGTGGTCTGACATCAACTGGGCCGGGTTTTACCTGCGTCGTGGTGAGGAGCTGGTGCTGGGGCCTTTCCAGGGCTTGCCGGCGTGCACCCGCATCGCCTGGGGGCAAGGTGTGTGCGGCACCGCTGCGGCGCAGCAGCGCACCCTGCGGGTCGCGGATGTGCATGCCTTTGATGGGCATATCGCGTGTGATCCCACCTCCGCCTCCGAACTGGTTGTGCCGCTGGTGCAGCAGGGCCGGGTGATCGGGGTGCTGGATATCGACAGTCCGCTCAAGGCGCGCTTCGATGCGCAGGATCAGGCCTGTGCAGAAGCCCTGGTTGATCTCTACATTGCCGCGCTGATTCGGTATCCTGCGCAGCCGCCGGCGTGGTGA
- a CDS encoding MATE family efflux transporter, which produces MSPSALELPRLSRLVRLAGPIVFAQIAFFGMNTTDTIVAGQLGADVLAGVALGGTMLMIGMTFLLGFGLAVSPGVAHRIGEQREAAEIGRFSASALRLMVVLWTLWGVLLWLFPPLVLDQLSLEPAVRDGAVSYLRALSLGTPFLGVFFALRNTLEGLGHSRPVMWIGFTALLLNIPLDLALMSGWGPLPALGALGCGLATALVQMWLAAAMVWLFWRDPRFVPYQPRGAWQPEAGREVLQQGFPIGAALASETALFATGGLLMTRFGTETIGASQIALNFTGMMFMIALGLGQAVAVLIGQAAGARQAAAVRRIGALGYQSMCVLSGLIALLLLSMPSPIVALYTDDAAVAAIAVSFLRIAGVFHLVDALQALGSGMLRGLKDTAFVMQATTFAYWGVGGAAFIWLFHFKASGAQAVWWVYCAALAAAAALLGIRFAWQVRRLPARYQESQT; this is translated from the coding sequence GTGTCTCCCTCTGCGCTTGAATTGCCGCGCCTGTCGCGTCTGGTCCGTTTGGCCGGTCCCATCGTGTTTGCCCAGATTGCCTTTTTTGGCATGAACACCACCGACACCATCGTCGCTGGACAACTGGGCGCCGATGTGCTGGCCGGTGTGGCCTTGGGCGGCACCATGCTGATGATTGGCATGACCTTTCTGCTGGGCTTTGGTCTGGCCGTGTCGCCGGGTGTGGCACACCGCATTGGCGAGCAGCGCGAGGCCGCGGAGATCGGGCGCTTCAGCGCATCGGCCCTGCGCTTGATGGTGGTGCTGTGGACGTTGTGGGGTGTGTTGCTGTGGCTGTTTCCGCCGCTGGTGCTGGATCAGCTCAGTCTGGAGCCGGCCGTGCGTGACGGCGCGGTGTCATATTTGCGCGCGCTGTCGCTGGGCACTCCTTTTCTTGGTGTGTTCTTCGCCCTGCGCAATACGCTGGAAGGTTTGGGTCACAGCCGTCCGGTGATGTGGATCGGTTTCACCGCCTTGCTGCTGAATATTCCGCTGGATCTGGCGCTGATGTCCGGCTGGGGGCCGTTGCCGGCGCTGGGTGCCCTGGGCTGCGGTCTGGCCACTGCGCTGGTGCAGATGTGGCTGGCGGCTGCGATGGTCTGGTTGTTCTGGCGCGACCCGCGATTTGTGCCTTATCAGCCGCGTGGTGCGTGGCAGCCCGAAGCCGGCCGCGAGGTGCTGCAGCAGGGTTTTCCGATTGGCGCTGCCTTGGCCAGCGAGACCGCCCTGTTTGCGACCGGCGGGCTTTTGATGACGCGCTTCGGCACCGAAACCATAGGCGCGAGTCAGATCGCGCTCAATTTCACCGGGATGATGTTCATGATTGCGCTGGGTCTGGGTCAGGCCGTGGCGGTACTCATCGGTCAGGCGGCGGGCGCGCGTCAGGCCGCGGCGGTGCGCCGCATCGGCGCGCTTGGTTACCAGAGCATGTGCGTGCTCAGTGGCCTGATCGCGTTGCTGCTGTTGAGTATGCCGTCGCCGATCGTGGCCCTGTATACCGATGACGCGGCGGTGGCCGCCATTGCCGTGAGTTTTTTGCGCATTGCCGGGGTGTTTCATCTGGTTGATGCCTTGCAGGCGCTGGGCTCGGGCATGTTGCGAGGGCTCAAGGACACCGCCTTCGTGATGCAGGCGACCACCTTTGCCTACTGGGGCGTGGGTGGTGCGGCGTTTATCTGGCTGTTCCATTTCAAGGCCAGCGGCGCGCAGGCCGTGTGGTGGGTGTATTGTGCCGCCCTGGCCGCTGCGGCGGCCTTGCTCGGCATACGGTTTGCCTGGCAGGTGCGGCGCCTGCCAGCGAGATATCAGGAGAGCCAAACATGA
- the cutA gene encoding divalent-cation tolerance protein CutA — protein MSVSPSPDTLQLVLCTCPQSEARDLAQSLVSQRLAACVNILPSVSSVYRWDEQVVAEDEALLIIKTCADQREALFTQLAELHPYAVPEIISLPAGSVWPGYQAWVRDETRPLP, from the coding sequence ATGTCTGTCAGCCCAAGCCCCGATACCCTGCAGCTGGTGTTGTGCACCTGCCCGCAAAGCGAAGCCCGCGATTTGGCGCAGTCGCTGGTTAGCCAGCGCCTGGCCGCCTGCGTCAACATCCTGCCGTCGGTGAGCTCGGTCTATCGCTGGGATGAACAGGTGGTCGCTGAAGACGAAGCCTTGCTGATAATCAAGACCTGCGCTGACCAGCGCGAAGCCTTGTTCACCCAGCTGGCCGAGCTGCACCCCTACGCCGTGCCCGAAATCATCAGCCTGCCGGCGGGCAGCGTGTGGCCCGGCTATCAAGCCTGGGTCCGCGACGAAACCCGGCCCCTGCCCTGA
- a CDS encoding protein-disulfide reductase DsbD domain-containing protein: MMRTVTIGLLALLWPWMASAGFFDDTRSSQDAFLPAEDAFRVEAIALDRERIQARWTIAPGYYLYRHRLDVAVVEPNGLTIRWQPPQGQPYHDEHFGDVEIYHDVLDLPIALTGQGESVTLKLRYQGCADAGLCYPPQTHTVTLDLTTP, encoded by the coding sequence ATGATGCGAACTGTGACGATCGGCCTGCTGGCCCTGCTCTGGCCGTGGATGGCCAGCGCCGGATTTTTTGATGACACCCGCAGCAGCCAGGACGCCTTTCTGCCTGCCGAGGACGCCTTTCGGGTCGAGGCCATCGCACTGGACCGCGAGCGCATCCAGGCACGCTGGACGATTGCCCCGGGCTACTACCTCTACCGGCATCGCCTTGATGTCGCGGTGGTCGAACCCAACGGCCTGACCATTCGCTGGCAGCCCCCTCAGGGCCAGCCGTACCACGACGAACACTTCGGCGACGTCGAGATTTACCACGATGTGCTGGATCTGCCGATTGCCCTGACGGGACAAGGCGAATCGGTTACGCTCAAACTGCGCTATCAGGGCTGCGCCGACGCGGGCCTGTGCTACCCACCGCAAACGCATACCGTGACACTGGATCTGACCACACCATGA
- a CDS encoding TlpA family protein disulfide reductase codes for MKALTYAVIAALALGLGFVLGGMRHNHGHGADDSSPMPAPAFSLIDLNGEAHTPERYRGQLLLINFWATWCTPCVLEMPRLDAAYQQYAEQGLAILGPALDDSAAVSAFLKDNPISYPVTVGDQALFSLMDEFGDTLGALPFSVLIDRQGLIVERHWGELTQAQLDELLETYL; via the coding sequence ATGAAAGCCCTGACCTATGCCGTGATCGCCGCGCTAGCACTGGGCCTGGGTTTTGTCCTGGGCGGCATGCGCCACAATCACGGACACGGCGCCGATGACAGCAGCCCTATGCCGGCGCCAGCCTTCTCGTTGATCGATCTCAACGGTGAGGCGCACACTCCGGAGCGCTACCGCGGACAACTGCTGCTGATCAATTTCTGGGCCACCTGGTGCACACCATGCGTGCTCGAAATGCCGCGCCTGGATGCGGCCTACCAGCAATACGCCGAGCAAGGCCTGGCGATACTCGGGCCGGCGCTGGACGATTCGGCTGCAGTCAGCGCGTTTCTCAAGGACAACCCGATCAGCTACCCGGTCACGGTGGGCGATCAGGCGCTGTTCTCGCTGATGGACGAATTCGGCGACACGCTGGGCGCTTTGCCCTTCAGCGTGCTGATCGATCGCCAGGGGCTGATCGTGGAGCGCCACTGGGGTGAACTGACCCAGGCTCAGCTGGATGAGCTGCTCGAGACTTATCTGTAG
- the aroQ gene encoding type II 3-dehydroquinate dehydratase, protein MGKLLLLNGPNLNRLGTREPQTYGHTTLADIEQHLTSLADAQGHALTCFQSNAETALIERIHQAGDDGCDLILFNPAAFTHTSVALRDALLAVNLPFIEIHLSNVHAREAFRHHSYFSDIAVGVICGLGVHGYELALNAAMRRLESQQDD, encoded by the coding sequence GTGGGCAAACTGCTTTTACTCAATGGCCCGAATCTGAATCGGCTCGGCACCCGTGAGCCGCAAACCTACGGCCACACCACGCTCGCCGATATCGAGCAGCATCTGACCTCACTGGCAGATGCACAAGGCCATGCTCTGACGTGCTTCCAAAGCAATGCGGAGACTGCCCTGATTGAGCGCATACATCAAGCCGGCGACGACGGCTGCGATCTCATCCTGTTCAATCCGGCCGCGTTCACCCACACCAGCGTCGCGCTGCGCGATGCACTGCTCGCGGTGAACTTGCCGTTTATCGAAATTCACCTCAGCAATGTGCACGCCCGCGAGGCGTTCCGCCATCACTCGTATTTCTCCGACATTGCTGTCGGCGTGATCTGCGGGCTGGGTGTGCACGGCTACGAACTCGCACTGAATGCCGCCATGCGGCGACTCGAATCGCAACAGGACGACTGA
- the accB gene encoding acetyl-CoA carboxylase biotin carboxyl carrier protein: MDIRKVKKLIELVESSDVAEIEIKAGEEAIRISRFSQHAAPVASTPIAAPAPAAAPRPSDNATETSAEPAKRDESKLVRSPMVGTFYASPSPGAPSFVEVGQTVSAGQTLCIIEAMKMLNQIEAPRSGTVTEVLVDNEESVEFDQPMFVIE; the protein is encoded by the coding sequence ATGGACATTCGCAAAGTCAAAAAACTGATCGAGCTGGTCGAAAGCTCGGATGTCGCAGAAATCGAAATCAAAGCCGGCGAAGAGGCCATTCGCATCAGCCGCTTCAGCCAGCACGCAGCCCCCGTGGCCAGTACGCCGATCGCGGCGCCAGCCCCAGCGGCCGCACCACGCCCCAGCGACAACGCAACCGAAACATCGGCTGAGCCGGCCAAGCGTGACGAGAGCAAACTGGTCCGCTCACCCATGGTCGGCACGTTCTACGCCTCGCCCTCACCCGGCGCGCCGTCGTTTGTCGAAGTCGGCCAGACCGTGTCCGCCGGCCAGACCCTGTGCATCATCGAAGCGATGAAGATGCTCAACCAGATCGAAGCGCCACGCTCGGGCACCGTCACCGAGGTGCTGGTCGATAACGAGGAGTCGGTTGAATTCGACCAGCCCATGTTCGTTATCGAATAG
- the accC gene encoding acetyl-CoA carboxylase biotin carboxylase subunit yields MTPPFEKVLIANRGEIALRIQRACRELGIATVAVYSSADREQKHVLLADESVCIGPPPAGKSYLNMAAIISAAEVTGANAIHPGYGFMSENADFAESVVRSGFTFIGPRAETIRLMGDKTAAIEAMQQAGVPCVPGSNGVLDDDPKRWHELAEGIGYPVLVKAAAGGGGRGMHVIRSPAELERNIGLARQEAASAFGNDAVFLEKYLETPRHIEIQVLADMHGKAIHLGERDCSMQRRNQKVMEEAPAPGISPEARAEIGALCVKACEDMGYVGAGTFEFLYENGAFHFIEMNTRIQVEHPVTEMITGVDLVKEQLLIAAGQPLRYSQDQIHINGHALECRINAEDPLRFVPSPGEVTKYHVPGGPGVRVDSHVYRGYTVPPHYDSMIGKLIAHGEDRECAMARMRTALSELVVEGVRTNRELHQRILHDPQFVAGGAHIHHLESRLNEWSRDV; encoded by the coding sequence ATGACCCCACCGTTCGAAAAAGTCCTGATCGCCAATCGCGGCGAAATCGCACTGCGCATCCAGCGCGCCTGCCGTGAACTCGGCATCGCCACTGTCGCGGTTTACTCCAGCGCTGATCGCGAGCAGAAACACGTACTGCTCGCCGATGAGTCGGTGTGCATTGGCCCGCCGCCGGCCGGCAAAAGCTACCTCAACATGGCCGCCATCATTTCCGCTGCGGAAGTGACCGGCGCCAACGCCATTCACCCCGGCTACGGCTTCATGTCGGAGAACGCCGACTTCGCCGAAAGCGTGGTGCGCAGTGGCTTCACCTTCATCGGACCACGCGCCGAAACCATTCGCCTGATGGGTGACAAGACCGCCGCCATCGAAGCCATGCAGCAGGCCGGCGTACCGTGCGTGCCCGGCTCCAACGGCGTGCTGGATGATGACCCCAAGCGCTGGCACGAACTGGCCGAGGGCATCGGCTATCCGGTGCTGGTCAAAGCCGCCGCCGGCGGTGGCGGTCGCGGCATGCACGTGATCCGTTCACCCGCCGAGCTCGAGCGCAACATCGGCCTGGCCCGCCAGGAAGCCGCTTCGGCCTTTGGCAACGATGCCGTGTTCCTGGAGAAATACCTGGAAACACCGCGCCACATCGAAATTCAGGTGCTGGCCGACATGCATGGCAAGGCCATCCATCTGGGTGAGCGCGATTGCTCGATGCAGCGGCGCAACCAGAAGGTCATGGAAGAGGCCCCGGCGCCGGGCATCAGCCCTGAGGCCCGCGCGGAAATTGGCGCCCTGTGCGTCAAGGCCTGTGAAGACATGGGCTATGTCGGCGCTGGCACCTTTGAATTTCTGTACGAGAACGGCGCGTTTCATTTCATCGAGATGAACACCCGCATTCAGGTTGAGCACCCGGTCACCGAGATGATCACCGGTGTCGACCTGGTCAAGGAACAGCTGCTGATTGCAGCCGGCCAGCCGCTGCGCTACAGCCAGGACCAGATTCACATCAACGGCCACGCGTTGGAGTGCCGCATCAATGCGGAAGACCCGCTGCGCTTCGTGCCGTCGCCTGGCGAGGTCACCAAATACCACGTGCCCGGCGGCCCGGGCGTGCGCGTCGACTCGCATGTGTATCGCGGCTACACGGTGCCGCCGCACTACGACTCCATGATCGGCAAGCTGATCGCTCATGGCGAGGACCGCGAATGTGCCATGGCGCGCATGCGCACCGCCCTGTCCGAACTGGTGGTCGAAGGCGTACGCACCAATCGCGAATTGCATCAGCGCATCCTGCATGACCCGCAGTTCGTAGCCGGTGGCGCGCACATCCACCATCTGGAATCGCGTCTCAACGAATGGAGCCGCGATGTCTGA
- the prmA gene encoding 50S ribosomal protein L11 methyltransferase, which yields MSEPGSWGQIHIAADDPDRIEEQLIEHGALAVTFSDAEDTPVFEPGPGELRLWPRTVVTGLFEGAADLVGVATVLVAGAHCQPAHIRIDGLADRAWEREWLKDFRPMAFGQRLWVSPHQAQACWPDDAVVLRMDPGLAFGTGTHPTTRLCLNWLDQTDLSGCHVIDYGCGSGVLAVAAALLGAARVTAFDIDPQAMTATLENARANKVADKITLCPTEQPPTQPADIVVANILAGTLVDLAAPLSALVKPGGHLVMSGILAEHAQSVHAAFAEQFLLNAANSEAWVRLDGRRFAPHD from the coding sequence ATGTCTGAACCCGGCAGCTGGGGCCAGATTCATATTGCCGCGGATGACCCGGACCGTATCGAGGAACAGCTGATCGAACACGGCGCGCTGGCCGTGACCTTCAGCGACGCTGAAGACACGCCGGTGTTCGAACCCGGCCCGGGCGAACTGCGCCTGTGGCCGCGCACCGTTGTCACCGGCCTGTTCGAAGGCGCGGCTGATCTGGTCGGCGTGGCCACCGTGCTGGTCGCCGGCGCACATTGCCAGCCCGCACACATCCGCATCGATGGCCTGGCCGATCGCGCCTGGGAGCGCGAATGGCTTAAGGATTTTCGCCCCATGGCCTTCGGTCAACGCCTGTGGGTCAGCCCCCACCAGGCGCAGGCCTGCTGGCCGGACGATGCGGTGGTGCTGCGCATGGACCCGGGACTGGCCTTTGGCACCGGCACGCACCCGACCACCCGACTGTGCCTGAACTGGCTTGATCAGACCGATCTGAGCGGCTGTCATGTGATTGACTACGGCTGCGGCTCGGGCGTGCTGGCGGTGGCGGCAGCCCTGCTCGGCGCGGCTCGTGTCACGGCCTTTGATATCGACCCTCAGGCCATGACTGCGACGCTGGAGAATGCGCGCGCCAACAAGGTCGCCGACAAAATCACCCTGTGCCCCACCGAGCAACCGCCCACACAGCCGGCCGACATTGTTGTGGCCAATATTCTGGCCGGCACGCTGGTCGATCTGGCCGCACCGTTGAGCGCCCTGGTCAAACCCGGCGGACATCTGGTGATGTCCGGCATTCTCGCGGAACACGCGCAATCGGTTCACGCCGCTTTCGCTGAGCAATTTTTGCTCAACGCTGCAAATTCAGAGGCTTGGGTCAGACTCGACGGAAGGCGATTTGCGCCGCACGACTAA
- the fis gene encoding DNA-binding transcriptional regulator Fis: MSGKEQKETGLDDHKPLSYYVDASLKRYFKELNGHQPNELYRLILSEVEKPLLERVMLHCDGNNSRAAEILGINRATLRKKIQQYRISF, from the coding sequence ATGTCAGGAAAAGAACAAAAAGAAACCGGTCTGGATGACCACAAGCCGCTGAGCTACTACGTCGACGCCAGCCTCAAGCGGTACTTCAAAGAGTTGAATGGCCACCAGCCGAACGAGCTGTACCGCCTGATCCTGTCTGAAGTGGAAAAGCCGCTGCTCGAACGCGTCATGCTCCACTGCGACGGCAACAACAGCCGCGCCGCCGAGATTCTCGGCATTAACCGCGCCACCTTGCGCAAAAAGATTCAGCAGTACCGCATCTCATTCTAA